A window of Macadamia integrifolia cultivar HAES 741 unplaced genomic scaffold, SCU_Mint_v3 scaffold337, whole genome shotgun sequence contains these coding sequences:
- the LOC122068070 gene encoding MADS-box protein GGM13-like: protein MGRGKIEIKRIENSTNRQVTFSKRRGGLMKKAHELAVLCDAHLGLIVFSTTGKLYEYCSPHRSMHQIIERYQKVSGTRVQEYDNRQIFNELTKMRGESDKLQASMRHFYGEDLASLPYNDLLQLEQTLENSVDKVRTRKYQLLNQQLDNLRRKEQILQDQNNQMYCCIQELEHHQAVVMAEQKSIQEQQQQPVLDMGLYGDDLGAGRNLLHISPLSPHHFLPHQGRLQPTQPNLQEVTLPPRHGGLQL from the exons ATGGGGAGAGGAAAGATAGAGATCAAACGGATCGAGAATTCAACCAACAGGCAAGTCACCTTCTCTAAGCGCCGGGGAGGGCTGATGAAGAAGGCTCATGAGCTTGCTGTGCTGTGTGATGCTCATCTGGGCCTCATCGTTTTCTCTACCACTGGCAAGTTGTATGAATATTGCAGCCCCCATCGTAG CATGCACCAAATAATCGAACGGTACCAAAAAGTCTCAGGGACTCGTGTTCAAGAGTATGATAACAGG CAAATATTTAATGAGCTGACAAAGATGAGAGGTGAAAGCGATAAGCTTCAGGCAAGCATGCGACACTTCTATGGAGAGGATTTGGCATCTTTACCTTATAACGATTTGCTTCAGCTTGAACAAACACTAGAGAATTCTGTTGATAAAGTTCGAACCAGAAAG TATCAGCTATTGAATCAACAGCTTGACAATCTTCGTAGGAAG GAGCAAATCTTACAGGATCAGAACAACCAAATGTACTGTTGT ATTCAAGAGCTGGAGCACCACCAAGCAGTAGTGATGGCAGAACAGAAGAGCATACaggagcagcagcagcagccagtATTGGATATGGGGCTTTATGGAGATGACTTGGGAGCTGGGAGAAACTTGCTTCATATCTCCCCTCTCTCCCCTCATCACTTTCTCCCTCATCAAGGCCGTCTTCAGCCCACTCAGCCTAACCTCCAAGAAGTCACTCTCCCACCACGCCATGGAGGTTTGCAGCTTTAA